The following nucleotide sequence is from Bifidobacteriaceae bacterium.
GGTGGGCAGCCCGCGCAACCTGCCGCCGGGCGTGGGCGCCACCCTGTACCGGGTGGCCCAGGAGGCGCTCACCAACACCCTCAAACATGGGGGCCCCAATGTGGCGGTGTCGGTGACGGAACGGTGGGACGACAACCGGGTTTCCATCACCGTCGCGGACGACGGCCGGGGCGCCGCCGCGCAAACGGACGGCGCCGGCCACGGCCTGATCGGCATGCGCGAACGCGCCGAGATGCTGGGCGGCTCCTTCCAGGCGGGCCCCGGTCCGGGCGGCGGTTTCACGGTCAAGGTCTCCGTGCCCATCCCAAGGCTGTCCCCCGCCGAAGGCCCGCCGCCCGCTTGGCCACGTCCCGCCCACGCTCCGGCCCGGCCCGCCATGACCCCGTCAAGCCCAAGAGAGGAAGCAACTCCACATGGAACCTATTCGCGTGCTGGTGGTCGATGACCAGGAACTGGTCCGTTCCGGTTTCGCCATGGTGATCGATTCGCAAAGCGACATGAAGGTGGTAGGGCAGGCGCGGGACGGCCACAGCGCCCTGCGGGCCGCGCTGGACCAGCCGACCGACATTGTGCTGATGGACGTGCGCATGCCGGGGATGGACGGGATAGCCGCCACCGAACAGATCATCAAGTTGGTCAAACCGCCGCCCAAGGTCATCATTCTGACCACGTTCGACCTGGACGAATACCTGATGGCGGCGATCCGCGCCGGGGCCAGCGGCTTCCTCCTCAAGGACACCCCGCCGGACGACATGCTGGCCGCCATCCGCACGGTGCAGGCCGGGGACGCGGTGATCGCGCCGTCGCCGACAAAGCGTCTGATCGCCCAGGTGGCGGCCGCCACCCCGCCGGACCCGCGCGACATTGCCGCCTTCGACGACCTGACGGAACGCGAGGTCGAGGTCCTGGTCCAGATGGCCCAGGGGCTTTCCAACCAGGAGATCGCCGCCGCCCTCCACGTCGCGGAGACCACCGTCAAGACCCACGTGGGGCGCATCTTGATGAAACTGGAGGCCCGCGACCGCGTCCAGGCGGTGGTCGCGGCCTACCGCGGCGGCTTGGTGCAGCGTTATTCGTAGCCACGCCGCCTTTTGCGGGGGCCTTTGGAAGGGCAAGCGCCCCATGCCGTCATCCCCCGGTAGGAGGCAAGGTCCCGACCACGGCACGATCCGCCCGTCAGGCCGAGCCGGTAACTTCTAGGGCATGCAGCAAGAGACTTCCCAACGCGAGGGCCCGGCGGTCGCCGCCCGCGGGCTGACCAAAATCTACGGCGCGGGCGAAGCCCGCGTGTTGGCGCTCGACTCGGTCGACGTCGACTTCGCCGCCCATTGCTTCACCGCCATCATGGGGCCGTCCGGCTCCGGCAAGTCGACGCTGCTGAATCTGCTGGCCGGGCTGGACACGCCGACCAGCGGCTGGGTCCAACTGGGCGGCAAGGTGTTGACCGGGTTGAGCGACAACGTGTTGACCGCCTGGCGGCGGCGGCATGTGGGCTTCGTCTTCCAGAACTTCAATTTGCTGCCCATGTTGACGGCGGCGCAGAACATCCGCCTGCCCCTCGACTTGGCGGGCGAGCCGGTGGACCCGGAGTGGTGGGACACCGTGGTGGACGCTTTGGCGTTGCGGGACCGGCTCAGCCACCGGCCCAGCGAGATGTCGGGCGGCCAGGGCCAGCGGGTGGCCCTCGCCCGCGGCCTGATCACCCGCCCGGACGTGATCTTCGCGGACGAGCCGACCGGCAACCTGGACACCCGCTCCGGTTTCGAGGTGCTGAGCTTCCTGCGCCAGTCGGTGCGGGAGTTGGGGCAGTCCGTGGTGATGGTCACCCACGACCCGGCGGCGGCCGCCTACGCGGAGCGCGTGGTGCTGCTGGCGGACGGGCGCCTGGCGGGCGAAATCCTGCATCCGACCAAGGAGTCGGTGTTGGGCGCGCTGGACGAGTTGACCACGGTCGTCAAGGTCTGAGGCACGGCCATGCTCGGTTTCACTTTGCGGCAACTGCGGATGTCGCTGCGCCAGGTGGCGGGCGGCGCCATGGCGATCGTGGTCGCCACCGGTTTCATCGCGGCGGCCATGGCCGGCTCGGCGGTGATGAACGACACGGTCGACAACATCATGAGGGAGCCGTACGCCGGGGCGGACCTGGTGGTGGGCCGGGCGGATTACTACGACGCCCAATACCTGCCCCCCACGGCCGCCGATGACGTGCTGGCGGATCCGCAGGTGGCCGACGCGTTCCGGTCGGTCGCCATCTCGGGCGAGGCCTCCGCCGACAAGCGGCGCGAATGGGTCATGATGCGGTCCGCCTCCAACGCGCCCGCCTTCGCGGCCTGGCCGGTCGACCAGGGCCGCGAGCCGTCCAAGGCGGGCGAGGCGTCCGTGGCGGCGTCGCTGGCCAAACGCCTGCGTGTGGGCGTCGGCGACCAAATCGACTTGGCGGTCACCGTCTTCGGCGAGCCGGTGGCGACCGACCTGGCGGCGGCCGGCGGCGGGTCGGACGAACCCAGCCTGGCCGGGGAGGCGGACGCCCAGGCGGCGACCGAGTTGACGGCATCGCCGGCTCCTGTCGACGAGGAGGAGGCGGCCGCTGGCCAGGACGAGCCGCCGGTGGAGGAACCCGCGTACGAGGA
It contains:
- a CDS encoding response regulator transcription factor — translated: MEPIRVLVVDDQELVRSGFAMVIDSQSDMKVVGQARDGHSALRAALDQPTDIVLMDVRMPGMDGIAATEQIIKLVKPPPKVIILTTFDLDEYLMAAIRAGASGFLLKDTPPDDMLAAIRTVQAGDAVIAPSPTKRLIAQVAAATPPDPRDIAAFDDLTEREVEVLVQMAQGLSNQEIAAALHVAETTVKTHVGRILMKLEARDRVQAVVAAYRGGLVQRYS
- a CDS encoding ABC transporter ATP-binding protein codes for the protein MQQETSQREGPAVAARGLTKIYGAGEARVLALDSVDVDFAAHCFTAIMGPSGSGKSTLLNLLAGLDTPTSGWVQLGGKVLTGLSDNVLTAWRRRHVGFVFQNFNLLPMLTAAQNIRLPLDLAGEPVDPEWWDTVVDALALRDRLSHRPSEMSGGQGQRVALARGLITRPDVIFADEPTGNLDTRSGFEVLSFLRQSVRELGQSVVMVTHDPAAAAYAERVVLLADGRLAGEILHPTKESVLGALDELTTVVKV